One genomic segment of Hippocampus zosterae strain Florida unplaced genomic scaffold, ASM2543408v3 HiC_scaffold_110, whole genome shotgun sequence includes these proteins:
- the LOC127594411 gene encoding antitoxin HigA-like — protein MDELVDDYDRYLPLIEVLSVAIEKWESESPEFAEFNKAVSELDDGVSLLRVLMDQYQLKADDLKNEIGGRSLVSMILNGSRSLTIDHIKALSRRFGISPALFL, from the coding sequence ATGGACGAACTGGTAGATGACTATGACCGCTATCTGCCTCTGATTGAGGTGTTGTCAGTAGCCATTGAGAAATGGGAATCCGAGTCACCAGAGTTTGCAGAGTTTAACAAGGCTGTCAGCGAGCTGGATGATGGGGTTTCCCTGTTAAGGGTTCTCATGGATCAATACCAGCTGAAAGCGGATGACCTGAAAAACGAGATTGGCGGCAGGAGTCTGGTATCCATGATCCTGAATGGTTCCCGCAGTCTTACCATTGATCACATAAAGGCACTGTCCCGGCGTTTCGGGATTTCACCGGCTTTGTTCCTCTGA